CCCTCACCCTGCTTCTCGTGTACGGGTTCCTTTCGCGGGCTACTAGGGGCCCGGGGCATGTCTACAAGAGGCTCCGATTCGAGGCCGGTAACCCGCCCCGCGGGGCTGCACGAGTACCGACTATATACCAGTACTTCGGCTATATAATGATATTCGTGGCGCTTGACCCGATATTCATGCTCCTCTTCGTCCTACCCGCCGCCGGGAGCCAGTGGCACAAGATAATACTCCTAAGCATGGCCTCGGTGGCAGCCATACTCCCGCCGGTAGTCTACGCCACAAGGTATGCCCGGCGGCGGGAGTACTGGAGCCTCAACTAGAGGAGGGCGTGCAGTCATGGCCTACGGGGATTGGCGGCGCGGGCTCATACTCGTAGGCAGCCTAGAGGAGGCCGCTGAGCGGGCCGCACGCTGGCTCGTCGAGAAGACGCCTATAAGGACGCTGCGCGACTGGGCCACCAGCTTCAGCCTCTGGCCCGTGCACCTCACCACCAGCTGCTGCGGAGCCGAGTTCGCCGCCCTCTACGCCCCGAAGTACGACGCTGAGAGGCTGGGTAGTCTCCCCTTCACACACGCCCGTAACACAAACCTGATACTCATAGAGGGGACGCTGACGAGGAAGATGGCGCGGGTCGCGCGCGTGACGTGGGAGCAGATGCCCTGGCCAAAGTTCGTCATTGCTATGGGGGCGTGCGCGTTCACTGGCGGCCTGTTCTACAACAGCTACAACATAGTCCTTGTACAGGACGTGCTCCCCGTCGACTACTATGTGCCGGGCTGCCCGCCGCCGCCCGAAGCAGTGGCCGATGCACTGATAAAGCTCCAGCGCAAGGTGCGGGAGGGCCGTTGGAGGCCTCGCGACGTCGAGGATAAGAGGAAGCTAGAGGAGCTGATGCAGCCTCTATACCGGGAGGCCGGGGACTATCAGCGAGCCGTAGCGGAGTGGAGGCGCCGTATCGAGGAACTGTAGGCCGGGGGACTGTCCTGCTGCACGCTGATGACCGGGCAAAGACGGCTAGGAGTTGTCCTTCGCCGGCTGCTCTTCGGGCTTGAGCTCGGGCTTTAGCACCCATACCGGCTTGCTCTGCTTTGTCGTAGTGAACGGCTCCTCGACTACACGGAAGTCCTTGCGGAGGGGGTACACGTTCTCTGGCCAGTCTTCGGGCAGCAGTAGGTGGCGGAGGTCGGGGTTGCCCTCGAAGACTATGCCGAGCATCTCGTGCTCTTCTCTCTCCTGGAGCTGGGCCGCCGGGTAGACGTCGGATATCGTGGGTACGCGCGGGTTGTCGCGGGGCACGTGGACCTCCAGGGCTACTAGGTCTGAGGGGTTCTCGGCGCGGGTGAAGTGGTATACTACCCTTATCCTGCCCTGTTTCGGCTCGTCTACGCCGCTGATCATTAGGAGGTAGTCGTACCCTGCGTCGCGCAGCGTCTCTGCAGCCTCCCGGAGGCGCTCCGGCTGGACGATAGCCA
The window above is part of the Pyrodictium abyssi genome. Proteins encoded here:
- the ndhC gene encoding NADH-quinone oxidoreductase subunit A; the protein is MYDAIVAMAVVLVVVPLTLLLVYGFLSRATRGPGHVYKRLRFEAGNPPRGAARVPTIYQYFGYIMIFVALDPIFMLLFVLPAAGSQWHKIILLSMASVAAILPPVVYATRYARRREYWSLN
- a CDS encoding NADH-quinone oxidoreductase subunit NuoB, with the protein product MAYGDWRRGLILVGSLEEAAERAARWLVEKTPIRTLRDWATSFSLWPVHLTTSCCGAEFAALYAPKYDAERLGSLPFTHARNTNLILIEGTLTRKMARVARVTWEQMPWPKFVIAMGACAFTGGLFYNSYNIVLVQDVLPVDYYVPGCPPPPEAVADALIKLQRKVREGRWRPRDVEDKRKLEELMQPLYREAGDYQRAVAEWRRRIEEL
- a CDS encoding NADH-quinone oxidoreductase subunit C produces the protein MPSLEELLGGIAARIEERQGVTVAIVQPERLREAAETLRDAGYDYLLMISGVDEPKQGRIRVVYHFTRAENPSDLVALEVHVPRDNPRVPTISDVYPAAQLQEREEHEMLGIVFEGNPDLRHLLLPEDWPENVYPLRKDFRVVEEPFTTTKQSKPVWVLKPELKPEEQPAKDNS